A genomic window from Pecten maximus chromosome 2, xPecMax1.1, whole genome shotgun sequence includes:
- the LOC117321508 gene encoding probable basic-leucine zipper transcription factor C — protein sequence MSYNNDYTRNHHNYDNRTNIHDNNTRCYNYHNNNGRYDNHNNSGRCRQPQQQRKMTTTTTTAEVTTTTTTAEVTTTTTTAEVTTNTTTPQTPSTEASIADEGSSNILIIIIVVVVVVVLGIGSVLIIKRYRSRKKNVPDDAETVEKKEDAKLTEENRPKEYVSRSDVHVGATTQKGLGTDAMTQNGTSIGYSNGEQKLPLISIGSVSNVEVDNTKNKEKKKKRKKKKKKSHTEDNIGDMFQSDGLQPNSLNTHTEGNTGDMPQSDDIQPNELNAHKGIKTGDMFQSYGFQPNALNTYTEEDGQEKRKRKKKHKKSRSNLVAPENSTTVDKDVECESVIATSGNQAVHYPTESDEVNERKRRKKKKKRRKVEKDVETVDTETRNADETLSQRDSVVDV from the exons ATGTCTTACAACAACGACTACACCAGAAACCACCACAACTACGACAACAGAACCAACATCCACGACAACAACACCAGATGCTACAACTACCACAACAACAACGGAAGATACGACAACCACAACAACAGCGGAAGATGCCgacaaccacaacaacaacgGAAGATGACGACAACCACAACAACAGCGGAAGTAACGACAACCACAACAACAGCGGAAGTAACGACAACCACAACAACAGCGGAAGTAACGACAAACACAACAACACCACAAACACCATCAACAGAGGCGTCTATCGCCGACGAAG GTTCCTCAAACATTCTCATCATAATCATcgttgtcgtcgtcgttgtcgttTTGGGCATTGGTTCTGTGCTTATTATCAAACGCTATAGG TCAAGAAAGAAAAATGTACCTGACGATGCAGAAACAGTCGAAAAGAAGGAAGACGCCAAACTTACAGAGGAAAATCGCCCTAAAGAATATGTATCTAGATCTGACGTACACGTTGGG GCTACAACGCAGAAAGGTCTTGGAACAGACGCCATgacacagaatggtacatcgATTGGTTACTCCAATGGTGAACAAAAGCTACCTTTAATATCAATTGGTTCCGTGTCCAATGTCGAAGTCGACAATACCAAGAAcaaggaaaagaagaaaaagaggaaaaagaagaaaaagaagtcTCACACAGAAGACAATATTGGGGATATGTTTCAAAGTGATGGTCTCCAGCCCAATTCATTGAATACACATACAGAAGGAAATACTGGAGATATGCCACAAAGTGACGATATCCAGCCTAATGAGTTAAATGCACATAAAGGAATAAAAACTGGAGATATGTTTCAAAGTTATGGCTTCCAGCCCAATgcattaaatacatatacagaaGAAGACGGACAAGAAAAACGAAAAAGGAAGAAGAAACATAAGAAATCTCGTAGTAATCTGGTTGCTCCTGAAAACTCAACTACTGTTGATAAAGATGTGGAGTGCGAGTCTGTTATAGCAACATCTGGAAATCAGGCAGTCCACTATCCAACAGAGAGTGATGAAGTGAATGAGAGGAAGAGGcggaagaagaaaaagaaaagacgGAAAGTCGAGAAAGACGTAGAAACTGTTGATACAGAAACCCGTAACGCCGATGAAACATTGAGTCAACGAGATTCTGTAGTTGATGTTTAG
- the LOC117341292 gene encoding monocarboxylate transporter 4-like, giving the protein MAGSTLIGVGMFSSTSVPSLYWLYLTYGVITGVGFGMVHLVSIVTVNLTFDKGRSVAIAIASSGIGCGNILIPWLTTLWLEEYGWRQTFLLLAGIGIQGLVGGAIIGNVHTSGESRCDHQNVYNTDHPPLRAAVTEVLKTKYFMIFSVSGFCTSLTYFVPYVMVPELAKAKGLSSTDVVLIFTVSGVSSILGRILIGFIVDILHISRIWTLSIALLIGGIPTIGCAFVYDKWLFIGYGVILGVFTGTFGFLQSVIVVDLLGTELLGIGFGFLTLFHGIAVIIGPPIGGLISDITHDFTVSFVYAGCLFCLSSLFACAIKTRPDIKESKNDRQTEIRARSYQDDVPVSRCHTNISFVFDTRL; this is encoded by the exons GTGTTGGCTTTGGTATGGTCCATCTGGTGTCAATCGTGACTGTGAATCTAACTTTTGACAAAGGTCGTTCTGTCGCGATAGCGATAGCCTCGTCCGGAATCGGATGTGGAAACATCTTAATACCCTGGCTCACCACCTTGTGGCTTGAGGAGTATGGCTGGCGACAGACCTTCCTCCTGCTGGCCGGTATAGGCATACAAGGACTCGTCGGTGGCGCCATCATTGGCAACGTCCATACAAGTGGTG AATCACGTTGCGATCACCAAAATGTTTATAACACAGATCATCCACCACTCCGAGCGGCAGTGACTGAAGTACTGAAGACGAAATATTTCATGATATTCTCCGTTTCTGGATTTTGTACATCTCTGACTTACTTTGTACCTTATGTTATGGTCCCAGAGTTGGCAAAGGCGAAGGGTTTATCATCTACTGATGTTGTTCTAATATTTACAGTATCCGGAGTATCAA GTATCTTAGGTAGAATTCTGATCGGGTTCATCGTTGACATTTTACACATCAGCCGAATATGGACTCTGTCTATCGCCCTGTTAATTGGTGGAATCCCCACGATCGGTTGTGCATTTGTATATGACAAATGGCTTTTTATTGGGTATGGTGTCATTCTAGGAGTTTTCACGG GGACGTTCGGTTTTCTCCAGTCCGTCATTGTTGTTGATCTTCTGGGAACAGAATTGTTGGGAATAGGATTTGGATTTCTAACTTTATTTCATGGAATAGCTGTCATCATAGGTCCGCCTATCGGAG GTTTGATATCTGACATAACACACGACTTCACCGTATCTTTTGTCTACGCCGGATGTTTATTTTGCCTGAGTTCTCTCTTTGCATGTGCAATCAAAACACGACCTGACATCAAGGAATCGAAAAACGACAGGCAAACAGAGATTCGCGCACGATCTTACCAGGATGATGTACCTGTCAGTCGATGTCATACAAACATAAGTTTTGTATTTGATACCAGATTATGA